From Listeria swaminathanii, the proteins below share one genomic window:
- a CDS encoding amino acid ABC transporter permease, whose amino-acid sequence MDYIMGILPALLDGAKTTLLVFAVTLVCSIPLGAVVAVGNISKIAPLKFILNIYIWIMRGTPLLLQLIFIYFGLPIIGIVFDRMDAVFIAFILNYAAYFAEIFRGGFLSIENGQYESAKVLGLTYGQTLRKIVLPQVVKRVLPAIGNEVINLVKDSSLVYILGIGDLLRAGKIAMSRDVTLIPLVLVAAIYLALTAILTLLFKQLEKRFSYYK is encoded by the coding sequence ATGGATTATATCATGGGAATTTTACCAGCTTTACTCGACGGGGCAAAAACAACACTACTCGTTTTTGCAGTCACATTAGTTTGTTCGATACCACTCGGAGCAGTTGTGGCAGTCGGAAACATTAGCAAAATAGCACCACTTAAATTTATTTTAAATATTTACATTTGGATAATGCGGGGAACACCTTTACTTTTACAATTAATTTTTATCTATTTTGGTTTACCGATTATCGGAATTGTTTTTGACCGGATGGATGCCGTGTTTATTGCCTTTATTTTAAATTATGCTGCGTATTTTGCAGAGATTTTCCGTGGCGGCTTTCTCTCTATCGAAAACGGACAATATGAAAGTGCCAAGGTTCTTGGACTTACTTACGGGCAAACACTTCGAAAAATCGTTTTACCACAAGTTGTTAAACGCGTCTTGCCAGCAATTGGTAATGAAGTCATCAACTTAGTAAAAGATTCTTCTTTAGTTTATATCCTAGGAATTGGCGACTTGCTAAGAGCAGGGAAAATTGCGATGAGTCGAGACGTTACCTTAATCCCACTCGTATTAGTGGCAGCAATCTACTTAGCATTAACAGCAATCCTAACATTACTATTTAAACAACTGGAAAAACGTTTTAGTTATTATAAATGA
- a CDS encoding sensor histidine kinase gives MNWWSYIKDKRFFLLFFCSIMFFVGVLISIDPNSKLTLGNFIYLYVFVLVFLLSYLVLGYFFKYSYWREMKELVSGEIEENIIELLPKPRTREQAFFNQLMAKKHKEELRTISKLQDKQQEYHDFILYWVHEVKTPVVASKMLINNPDLNDTETIFKQIDEELTTIDKLVMQALYFSRLDTFSKDYFIQEQNLGAVVRESVKRHSKLFIGKKMKLDLQNVDIDVRTDSKWLGFIIDQILSNALKYTESGGEVKVWCDTEASGKKVLHIQDNGRGIKEEDLPRVFEQGFTGNIGRQEKKATGMGLYLAKQMAKKLGHEICIQSQSGVGTEVNIYFEQKDDYLLIAKD, from the coding sequence ATGAACTGGTGGAGTTATATAAAAGATAAACGATTTTTCTTATTGTTTTTTTGCAGTATTATGTTTTTTGTCGGGGTATTGATTTCCATCGATCCAAATAGTAAATTAACGCTCGGAAATTTCATTTATTTATATGTCTTTGTTTTAGTCTTCTTGCTTTCGTATTTAGTGCTAGGTTATTTCTTTAAATATAGTTATTGGCGCGAAATGAAAGAACTTGTTAGTGGTGAAATTGAAGAAAATATCATTGAATTATTACCAAAACCGCGGACACGAGAACAAGCCTTTTTTAATCAGCTGATGGCGAAAAAGCATAAAGAAGAATTACGGACAATTAGTAAATTACAAGATAAACAACAAGAGTACCATGATTTTATTTTATATTGGGTGCATGAAGTGAAAACCCCGGTTGTCGCTAGTAAAATGTTAATCAATAATCCAGATTTAAACGATACAGAAACAATTTTCAAACAAATTGATGAAGAATTAACGACGATTGATAAACTCGTTATGCAAGCACTTTATTTTTCTAGGTTGGATACGTTCTCGAAAGATTATTTTATTCAAGAACAAAACCTTGGAGCTGTTGTGCGCGAATCGGTCAAACGTCATTCTAAACTTTTCATTGGGAAGAAAATGAAGTTGGATTTACAAAATGTGGATATTGATGTACGCACGGATAGCAAATGGCTGGGCTTTATTATCGATCAAATCCTGTCCAATGCACTAAAATACACAGAGAGCGGCGGCGAAGTGAAAGTTTGGTGCGATACAGAAGCGTCTGGCAAGAAAGTGTTGCATATTCAAGATAATGGTCGTGGAATTAAGGAAGAAGATTTACCACGTGTATTTGAACAAGGTTTTACGGGCAATATTGGTCGTCAAGAGAAAAAAGCAACTGGTATGGGATTATATCTTGCTAAACAAATGGCGAAAAAATTAGGTCATGAAATCTGCATTCAATCCCAAAGCGGGGTAGGAACTGAAGTGAATATCTACTTTGAACAAAAGGATGACTATTTACTGATTGCGAAAGATTAA